One Thermodesulfobacteriota bacterium genomic window carries:
- a CDS encoding Fic family protein codes for MTRYIWQLPAWPNLIRDDSALLRPLGKTRQAQGELFARADYFELNLQADVLTEEAFTTAAIEGESLNRQAVRSSVARRLGLPTAGLPASDRHIDGLVEMLIDATRNYATPLTASRLKGWQASLFPTGYAGLHRIVTGDWRRDKTPMQVISGPVGKEKIHFEAPPAANVPAEIKQFLAWFKSSPDRLDGLVRAAEAHLRFVTIHPFADGNGRVARAITDMALAQDEKKGFRLYSMSAQINAEREQYYNVLERTQKGKGDITEWIIWFLECLQRAMEQSALEINKVMDKARFWRNVADHNLNDRQKKAVNKLLDAGPGGFEGGLTNKKYRAMTRTTRETAKRDLIQLVGMGILKKNPGGGRSVSYDLFWSE; via the coding sequence ATGACGCGCTATATATGGCAGCTCCCCGCATGGCCGAATCTGATCCGGGACGATTCAGCGCTGTTACGCCCCCTGGGCAAAACACGTCAGGCCCAGGGAGAACTGTTTGCCAGGGCAGATTATTTTGAGCTGAACCTGCAGGCCGATGTGCTGACCGAAGAGGCCTTCACCACCGCGGCCATAGAGGGCGAATCCCTTAACCGCCAAGCCGTCCGCTCATCCGTCGCCCGACGGCTGGGTCTGCCGACAGCCGGGTTGCCGGCCTCCGATCGGCACATTGACGGCCTGGTGGAAATGCTCATCGATGCCACCCGAAATTATGCCACGCCATTGACGGCATCAAGACTAAAAGGGTGGCAGGCGTCGCTTTTCCCGACCGGGTACGCGGGCCTGCACAGAATCGTCACGGGTGACTGGCGGCGGGACAAAACTCCCATGCAGGTAATTTCCGGGCCGGTCGGCAAGGAAAAAATACATTTTGAAGCCCCACCGGCCGCAAACGTGCCGGCTGAAATAAAACAGTTTCTGGCCTGGTTCAAATCATCGCCGGACCGGCTCGACGGACTGGTGCGGGCGGCCGAAGCCCACCTCCGCTTTGTCACCATTCACCCTTTTGCCGACGGCAACGGCCGCGTTGCCCGGGCCATCACCGACATGGCCCTGGCCCAGGATGAAAAAAAAGGCTTTCGCCTGTACAGTATGTCCGCCCAGATCAACGCCGAACGCGAGCAGTACTATAATGTCCTGGAACGGACGCAAAAGGGCAAGGGCGACATCACCGAATGGATCATCTGGTTTCTGGAATGTCTTCAGAGGGCAATGGAGCAATCCGCCCTCGAAATTAACAAGGTCATGGACAAAGCCCGCTTCTGGCGGAACGTGGCTGACCATAACCTTAACGACCGTCAGAAAAAAGCGGTCAACAAGCTTTTAGATGCAGGGCCCGGAGGATTTGAGGGGGGATTGACTAATAAAAAATACCGGGCCATGACCAGAACCACCCGGGAAACCGCTAAAAGAGACCTGATCCAACTGGTCGGCATGGGCATACTCAAAAAAAATCCCGGCGGCGGCCGCAGCGTCAGCTATGATCTGTTTTGGTCGGAATAA
- the pdxA gene encoding 4-hydroxythreonine-4-phosphate dehydrogenase PdxA, with amino-acid sequence MTTRPFIGITMGDPVGIGPEIIIRALADESLYALCRPLVIGDIDVLKRAAGIVGQNPLFHPVPDPAAGKYVRGTIAVINPCGPFSGPVEWGRPTPETGRFMEAYITTAVDLAVSGKIAAMVTAPINKEALKMGGSPYTGHTELIAERVGCKRYAMMLAGDRLRVVLVTIHMALTRVPAALTPEKIQTVLEITAESLRSRFGIVSPSIAVAGLNPHAGEGGLFGDEEARLIAPAVDKARQTTGATITDPLPPDTVFVAAAAGRYDAVVCMYHDQGLIPLKLLHFEDGVNTTLGLPIIRTSVDHGTAYDIAGTGKAGCASLIAAVRMAVHQATRSAAGTERP; translated from the coding sequence TCACCATGGGAGATCCGGTCGGGATCGGACCGGAAATCATCATCCGCGCCCTGGCGGACGAATCCCTGTACGCGCTTTGCCGCCCCCTGGTGATCGGCGATATCGATGTGTTAAAACGGGCCGCCGGGATTGTCGGCCAGAATCCCCTCTTTCATCCGGTCCCTGATCCGGCTGCCGGGAAATATGTTCGCGGCACCATCGCCGTGATAAACCCTTGCGGCCCCTTTTCCGGCCCGGTCGAGTGGGGCCGGCCTACCCCGGAGACCGGCCGCTTCATGGAGGCGTACATTACCACGGCCGTCGACCTGGCCGTGTCCGGAAAAATCGCCGCCATGGTGACCGCGCCTATTAATAAGGAAGCGTTGAAAATGGGCGGCAGCCCCTACACCGGCCACACCGAGCTGATCGCCGAGCGGGTCGGCTGCAAGCGCTACGCCATGATGCTGGCCGGCGACCGCCTGCGGGTGGTGCTGGTGACCATCCATATGGCCCTGACCAGGGTCCCGGCCGCGCTGACGCCGGAAAAGATTCAGACCGTTCTGGAGATCACGGCCGAAAGCCTGCGGTCCCGGTTCGGCATCGTTTCTCCCTCTATCGCCGTGGCCGGGCTAAATCCCCATGCCGGCGAAGGCGGCCTGTTCGGTGATGAAGAGGCGCGGCTCATCGCGCCGGCCGTGGACAAGGCCCGGCAAACCACCGGCGCGACCATCACCGACCCGCTGCCGCCGGACACCGTTTTCGTGGCCGCGGCCGCCGGCCGCTACGACGCCGTGGTCTGCATGTATCATGACCAGGGGCTGATTCCCCTCAAGCTGCTCCACTTTGAAGACGGCGTCAACACCACCCTGGGCCTGCCCATCATCCGCACCTCCGTGGACCACGGCACGGCCTATGATATCGCCGGCACCGGCAAGGCGGGCTGCGCCAGCCTGATAGCGGCCGTCCGCATGGCGGTTCATCAGGCGACCCGGTCCGCCGCCGGAACGGAACGGCCATGA
- a CDS encoding WYL domain-containing protein, translated as MPRKKSDKTYGEKLIWLFAELYFTGKSRSLSDLAEEMECSKQAVIRIVNHISRAYVPIEETREGRKSYYRIPRPETPPGAVSMSPSELSMLYMCQAFTRHLLGKDLFLESEKAIQKSSLLAAGSAGSDSFAAFLPGTIDYTPRQQDIRRLIRAMDEKTVCEIVYKSPMEETGKTFYIKPYKLFAYNNALYLHAGMARYPGSRKTEFDFDPLLAVHRLEKVSPTDRKFVVPKDYNFEKQFNQAFGIIKDDSFRVRLELSGYAAAYAMERRLSPDQKIQRKKEGIILTFTASSEPEVLSWVLSFGDQVKVLSPAWLADEVVQSIEATRKKYR; from the coding sequence ATGCCGCGGAAGAAATCGGATAAAACCTACGGGGAAAAGCTGATCTGGCTGTTTGCCGAGCTTTATTTTACAGGGAAATCCCGGTCGCTGAGCGACCTGGCCGAGGAGATGGAATGCTCCAAACAGGCAGTGATACGGATAGTCAATCATATCAGCCGGGCATATGTGCCGATTGAAGAAACCAGGGAAGGCAGAAAGAGCTATTACCGGATCCCGCGGCCGGAAACGCCTCCCGGCGCCGTGAGTATGTCGCCGTCCGAACTGTCCATGCTGTACATGTGCCAGGCCTTTACGCGGCACTTGCTGGGCAAAGATCTGTTTCTGGAGTCTGAAAAGGCCATTCAGAAAAGCAGCTTGCTGGCGGCCGGCTCGGCCGGATCCGATTCCTTCGCGGCCTTTCTGCCCGGCACCATCGATTACACGCCCCGGCAGCAAGACATCCGGCGGTTGATCAGGGCCATGGATGAGAAGACCGTCTGCGAGATCGTTTACAAAAGCCCCATGGAAGAGACGGGCAAAACCTTTTATATCAAGCCCTACAAACTTTTTGCCTATAACAACGCCCTTTATCTTCACGCCGGCATGGCCCGTTATCCCGGATCACGGAAGACGGAGTTTGACTTTGATCCCCTGCTGGCCGTCCATCGGCTGGAAAAGGTGTCACCGACCGATAGAAAGTTCGTTGTTCCCAAAGACTATAACTTTGAGAAACAGTTCAACCAAGCCTTTGGCATAATAAAAGACGATTCCTTCCGGGTCAGGCTGGAGCTGAGCGGGTATGCGGCTGCCTATGCCATGGAACGTCGCTTGAGCCCGGACCAGAAAATTCAGAGGAAAAAGGAGGGCATCATCCTGACCTTTACCGCTTCATCGGAGCCGGAGGTGCTTTCCTGGGTTTTGTCGTTCGGCGATCAGGTCAAGGTGCTGTCACCCGCCTGGCTGGCGGATGAAGTGGTGCAATCCATAGAAGCAACAAGAAAAAAATACCGATAA
- a CDS encoding PD-(D/E)XK nuclease family protein: MKITFDMAFDQGCWPGPLTDRKAAAGELWVGPLGLLNLIETMTGLRGPGIPGAVRVASLVPAIRQTSRFWSQSAVVDPFGTAAKILDWRDFLFLHGWQGEKGHGRLPALAEVTAAVLPGIPDRLRQAAGTISGQNNAISELHLFEPPADLPRTWQQVITALTQTGTTVAIQGILPATPKGDLAACRKTAFSPTGDGSLQLLRPLTPGAAAQEAAAWLSGLSNLDRTVIIGPDNTLDAALYRFGLPTTGGGIPVYDNALLQILPLVLEMAWSPPDPQRALELLMLPVSPIPRGIAFRLIRALQNYPAVESEEWRRALDTGLQEIPDTSRLKNLKNRLEAIFNPCIRDKQYPVTEVHTRIDLLRNWARGRMQHDPAEGLDWQPLIAQLENAGRMVSLSGLGHFTAPQIRRMIHDITVESHVLPLYPDQAGLAHVDAPECLVDRAENILWWSFNRDSAGSVFTDPFSDDERRSLRDIGVVLPDPGRQAIRNAVRWQRPLLLAEKQLILVCPKNSLANEEQFPHPLWDELVGRLKNSANAAALETRDILSPKKPALKKRKRIPLPGPESELHIDPTLIIRPESESPDSLSDLFSCPFRWLVTRLGRISSGLSAALSSPEELEGWFIHEILRRLLEQGKQAPTAAAKKAGSIFDQQGPFLAAKFFLPGHDDLRARVKSNTETAAAQIFRLMDRVGFSIDAVEQKYEQKAPSLKITLNGRPDLVLGTPQAVIDFKRGGVKYRQTELANGTSIQLAVYGHLLRGKESAPFPPAAYFMLKTGQLITTEPRAFPEAIAVNGIELKETWQAVKTTYKAVREELDRGEVGIPGNQEEPPKESQIIDGRLSLKPCAFCNLGALCGQAFMEAE; this comes from the coding sequence ATGAAAATAACCTTCGACATGGCCTTTGACCAGGGCTGCTGGCCCGGCCCCCTGACAGACCGCAAAGCAGCGGCCGGCGAACTCTGGGTCGGCCCCCTGGGCCTGCTCAACCTCATCGAAACCATGACCGGCCTGCGCGGCCCCGGCATACCCGGGGCTGTCCGTGTCGCCTCCCTGGTGCCGGCCATTCGCCAAACCAGCCGGTTCTGGAGCCAGTCCGCCGTCGTTGACCCCTTTGGCACGGCCGCCAAAATTCTGGACTGGCGGGATTTTCTCTTTCTGCACGGCTGGCAGGGCGAAAAAGGCCATGGCCGCCTGCCGGCCCTGGCCGAAGTCACCGCCGCCGTCCTGCCCGGCATTCCCGACCGCCTGCGTCAGGCCGCCGGAACCATCTCCGGCCAAAACAACGCCATCTCCGAACTGCACCTATTTGAACCGCCGGCCGATCTGCCCCGGACCTGGCAGCAGGTCATCACCGCCCTGACACAGACCGGTACCACCGTGGCCATCCAGGGCATCCTCCCGGCCACACCCAAAGGCGACCTGGCCGCCTGCCGTAAAACCGCCTTTTCGCCCACGGGCGACGGCTCCCTGCAACTTCTCCGGCCCCTTACCCCGGGAGCGGCCGCCCAGGAGGCAGCGGCCTGGCTGTCCGGCCTTTCAAACCTGGATCGCACCGTCATCATCGGCCCGGACAACACCCTGGATGCCGCCCTGTACCGCTTCGGCCTGCCCACCACCGGCGGCGGCATCCCGGTGTATGACAACGCCCTGCTGCAAATCCTGCCGCTGGTGCTGGAAATGGCCTGGTCCCCGCCCGACCCCCAGCGGGCCCTGGAACTGCTGATGCTGCCGGTCAGCCCCATCCCCAGGGGGATCGCCTTCCGGCTGATCCGGGCGCTGCAAAACTACCCGGCCGTGGAATCAGAAGAATGGCGCCGGGCCCTGGACACGGGCCTGCAGGAAATCCCAGACACCAGCCGCCTCAAAAACCTCAAAAACCGGCTGGAAGCCATTTTCAACCCCTGCATCAGGGACAAACAATACCCGGTCACCGAGGTCCACACCCGCATCGATCTCCTGCGCAACTGGGCCCGTGGCCGCATGCAGCATGATCCCGCCGAAGGCCTGGACTGGCAGCCACTGATCGCCCAACTGGAAAACGCCGGGCGCATGGTTTCCCTGTCCGGGCTGGGACATTTCACCGCGCCCCAGATCCGGCGCATGATTCACGATATCACCGTTGAAAGCCATGTCCTGCCCCTGTACCCGGACCAGGCCGGCCTGGCCCATGTGGACGCGCCCGAATGCCTGGTGGACCGGGCCGAAAACATCCTCTGGTGGTCATTTAACCGCGATTCAGCCGGGTCTGTTTTCACCGACCCGTTTTCCGATGACGAAAGACGCTCCCTGCGGGATATCGGCGTCGTGCTGCCCGACCCGGGCCGGCAGGCCATCCGCAACGCCGTCCGCTGGCAGCGACCCCTGCTGCTGGCCGAAAAGCAGCTCATTCTGGTCTGCCCGAAAAACAGCCTTGCCAACGAAGAACAGTTCCCCCACCCCCTGTGGGACGAACTGGTCGGCCGGTTAAAAAACAGCGCCAATGCCGCGGCCCTTGAAACGCGGGACATTCTCTCACCCAAAAAGCCGGCCCTCAAAAAACGCAAAAGAATTCCCCTGCCCGGCCCGGAGAGCGAACTGCATATCGATCCAACCCTGATCATCAGGCCCGAGTCGGAATCGCCCGACAGCCTGTCCGACCTGTTTTCCTGCCCGTTTCGCTGGCTGGTAACCCGCCTGGGCCGGATCTCCAGCGGCCTGTCCGCCGCCCTCTCGTCACCCGAAGAGCTGGAAGGCTGGTTCATTCATGAAATTTTAAGGCGCCTGCTGGAACAGGGCAAACAGGCGCCGACCGCCGCCGCCAAAAAGGCCGGCAGCATATTCGATCAACAGGGGCCGTTTCTGGCAGCCAAATTTTTCCTTCCCGGTCACGACGACCTGCGGGCCCGGGTGAAAAGCAACACGGAAACAGCCGCCGCTCAGATCTTCCGGCTGATGGACCGGGTCGGCTTTTCCATTGACGCCGTGGAGCAGAAATATGAACAGAAGGCGCCGTCCCTGAAGATTACGCTCAACGGCCGTCCGGACCTGGTGCTCGGCACCCCCCAGGCGGTGATCGACTTTAAACGCGGCGGGGTTAAATACCGCCAGACCGAGCTGGCCAACGGCACCAGCATCCAACTGGCGGTTTACGGCCACCTGCTGCGGGGAAAAGAAAGCGCGCCTTTCCCTCCGGCCGCCTATTTCATGCTCAAAACCGGGCAACTGATCACCACCGAACCGCGGGCGTTCCCCGAAGCAATCGCCGTTAATGGCATTGAATTAAAAGAGACCTGGCAGGCCGTTAAAACCACGTACAAAGCCGTCCGTGAAGAACTTGACCGGGGAGAGGTCGGGATTCCGGGCAACCAGGAAGAACCTCCCAAAGAAAGCCAAATCATCGACGGCCGGCTTTCCTTAAAACCCTGCGCTTTCTGCAATCTGGGCGCTCTCTGCGGCCAGGCGTTTATGGAGGCGGAATGA
- the uvrA gene encoding excinuclease ABC subunit UvrA, translated as MTTDAIIIRGARQHNLKNIDVTLPRNKLVVVTGLSGSGKSSLAFDTLYAEGQRRYVESLSTYARQFLGRMDKPDVDVIEGLSPAIAIEQKTAGHNPRSTVGTVTEIYDYLRLLFARCGRPHCYLCGRPISSQSIDQIMDQVTALPGGTAIVILSPLVTGQKGSHEKLLARLKKEGFARVRVDGEQHELEAVPKLEKNKKHTIEVVCDRLHVRPGIEKRLADSLELALSKSEGMAIVDVLEAGTRQAASTLLFSEKSACTVCGISCPELTPASFSFNSPQGACPKCDGLGSVMEFAPDLLVPDPNLSLRQGAIAIWANRNSVQFADFLDALTAFYKVDIYTPYKDLPEPFRQILLYGSGRTEIPFYVERGGRRLTYTKAFEGVIPNLHRRYLETDSAWSREEMRQYMNFSVCDECRGTRLNRSSSAVTVGGRTISQTTALSVAAAREFFAGLAFAGKEKIIAAPVLKEIDERLGFLADVGLTYLTLDRGAGTLSGGESQRIRLATQIGSKLTGVLYVLDEPSIGLHQRDNLRLLSSLLKMRDLGNTVLVVEHDRETIMAADHVVDMGPGAGMKGGSVVFAGPPAEMLNHPESLTGQYFSGRKSIAVPEKRRPAGKKALVVRGARQNNLKNIDVAFPLGTLICVTGVSGSGKSTLVLDTLYRRLAQRINQSRKTPGRHDDITGIELVDKVINIDQSPIGRTPRSNPGTYTGVFTFIRELFAETPDARTRGYTPGRFSFNVKGGRCEACEGDGIIKIEMHFLPDVFVACDICKGKRYNRETLEVHYKGKTIADVLDMTVNQAMEFFKNIGSIRTRLQTLVDVGLGYIHLGQAATTLSGGEAQRIKLSRELSKRGTGQTVYFLDEPTTGLHIDDIQKLLAVIDRLVETGNTVIIIEHNLDVVKHADYIIDLGPEGGDEGGRVVAKGTPEQVAAVKESHTGRFLKQVL; from the coding sequence ATGACCACTGATGCCATCATTATCCGGGGCGCCCGGCAGCATAACCTGAAAAACATCGACGTGACCCTGCCGCGCAACAAGCTGGTGGTTGTCACCGGCCTGTCCGGGTCAGGCAAGTCCTCCCTGGCTTTTGACACCCTATACGCCGAGGGCCAGCGCCGCTACGTGGAATCCCTGTCCACCTATGCCCGCCAGTTTCTGGGCCGCATGGACAAGCCCGACGTGGACGTCATCGAAGGGCTGTCGCCGGCCATCGCCATCGAGCAGAAGACGGCCGGCCACAACCCCCGCTCCACCGTGGGTACGGTCACCGAAATTTACGACTACCTGCGGCTGCTGTTTGCCCGCTGCGGCCGCCCCCATTGTTATCTGTGCGGCCGGCCGATCTCGTCCCAGAGCATCGACCAGATCATGGATCAGGTCACGGCCCTGCCCGGGGGCACGGCCATCGTCATTCTCTCGCCCCTGGTGACCGGCCAGAAAGGGTCCCACGAAAAGCTGCTGGCCCGCCTGAAAAAAGAGGGGTTCGCCCGGGTCCGGGTCGACGGCGAGCAGCATGAACTGGAAGCGGTCCCCAAGCTGGAAAAAAACAAAAAGCACACCATCGAGGTGGTCTGCGACCGGCTCCATGTCCGGCCGGGCATTGAAAAGCGCCTGGCCGACTCCCTGGAACTGGCCCTGTCCAAATCCGAGGGCATGGCCATCGTGGACGTGCTGGAGGCCGGGACCCGCCAGGCCGCCAGCACCCTGCTGTTCAGCGAAAAATCCGCCTGTACCGTCTGCGGCATCAGTTGCCCGGAACTGACCCCGGCCAGCTTTTCCTTCAACTCCCCCCAGGGCGCCTGCCCCAAGTGCGACGGCCTGGGGTCGGTCATGGAATTTGCCCCGGACCTGCTGGTGCCGGATCCCAACCTGTCCCTGCGGCAGGGGGCCATCGCCATCTGGGCCAACCGCAATTCCGTTCAGTTCGCGGATTTTCTGGACGCCCTGACCGCCTTTTACAAGGTGGATATCTATACCCCTTACAAAGATCTGCCGGAACCCTTCCGGCAGATCCTGCTGTATGGCTCGGGCCGGACCGAGATCCCGTTCTACGTGGAGCGGGGCGGCCGGCGCCTGACCTACACCAAGGCCTTTGAGGGCGTCATTCCCAATCTGCACCGCCGCTACCTGGAAACCGATTCGGCCTGGTCCCGGGAGGAGATGCGGCAGTACATGAATTTCAGCGTCTGCGACGAATGCCGGGGGACACGCCTGAACCGCTCCAGCAGCGCCGTCACCGTCGGCGGCCGCACCATTTCCCAGACCACCGCCCTGTCCGTGGCCGCGGCCCGGGAATTTTTCGCCGGCCTGGCCTTTGCCGGCAAGGAGAAGATCATCGCCGCGCCGGTGTTAAAGGAGATCGACGAACGGCTCGGTTTTCTGGCGGACGTGGGCCTGACCTACCTGACCCTGGACCGCGGCGCCGGCACCCTCTCCGGCGGTGAAAGCCAGCGCATCCGCCTAGCCACCCAGATCGGCTCCAAGCTGACCGGCGTGCTGTACGTGCTGGACGAGCCCAGCATCGGCCTGCACCAGCGGGATAACCTGCGGCTGCTCTCCTCCCTGCTGAAAATGCGGGACCTGGGCAACACGGTCCTGGTGGTGGAGCATGACCGGGAGACCATCATGGCCGCCGACCACGTGGTGGACATGGGTCCCGGCGCCGGCATGAAGGGCGGCTCGGTGGTGTTCGCCGGCCCGCCGGCGGAGATGCTCAACCACCCCGAGTCCCTGACCGGGCAGTATTTTTCCGGCCGCAAATCCATCGCCGTGCCGGAAAAACGGCGGCCGGCCGGCAAGAAGGCCCTGGTCGTGCGCGGCGCCCGCCAGAACAACCTCAAGAACATCGACGTGGCCTTCCCCCTGGGCACCCTCATCTGCGTCACCGGCGTGTCCGGGTCCGGCAAGTCCACCCTGGTGCTGGACACCCTTTACCGGCGCCTGGCCCAGCGCATCAACCAGTCCCGCAAAACACCGGGACGGCATGACGACATCACCGGCATCGAACTGGTGGACAAGGTCATCAACATCGACCAGTCGCCCATCGGCCGCACGCCCCGCTCCAACCCCGGCACCTATACCGGCGTCTTCACCTTCATCCGCGAGCTCTTTGCCGAAACGCCCGACGCCCGGACCCGGGGCTACACTCCCGGCCGGTTCAGCTTCAACGTCAAGGGCGGCCGCTGCGAAGCCTGCGAGGGTGACGGCATCATCAAGATCGAGATGCATTTTCTGCCGGATGTGTTCGTGGCCTGCGACATCTGCAAGGGGAAGCGCTACAACCGGGAAACCCTGGAAGTCCACTACAAGGGCAAAACCATCGCCGACGTGCTGGACATGACCGTCAACCAGGCCATGGAGTTTTTCAAGAATATCGGCAGTATCCGCACCAGGCTGCAGACCCTGGTGGACGTGGGCCTGGGCTATATTCACCTGGGCCAGGCCGCCACCACCCTGTCCGGCGGCGAAGCCCAGCGCATCAAACTCTCCCGGGAGCTGAGCAAGCGAGGCACCGGCCAGACGGTCTATTTCCTGGACGAGCCCACCACCGGCCTGCACATCGACGACATCCAGAAGCTGCTGGCCGTGATCGACCGGCTGGTGGAGACCGGCAACACGGTCATCATCATCGAGCACAACCTGGACGTGGTCAAACACGCCGATTATATCATCGACCTCGGCCCGGAAGGCGGCGACGAGGGCGGCCGGGTGGTGGCCAAAGGCACCCCCGAACAGGTGGCCGCCGTCAAAGAATCCCACACCGGCCGGTTTCTGAAACAAGTGCTGTGA